The following nucleotide sequence is from Pseudonocardia abyssalis.
ACACCCCGCGCGTCATACCGCCCCAGTCGACGTCGACGGCGAGCAGGTCCGACCACGCCGTCGCGTAGCGGGTGGGCAGGAAGTCGCGCAGGTCCTCCAGGGCCGTGATCTGATTGAGGATCTGGCTGACGATCGACGCCATCACCGCACCCCCGACGGCCCCGAGCGGCGCGTCGGTCGACACCGAGAGCAGCAGCGCGAGCGCGGCCACCCAGCTCAGCTGCACCGCCACGTAGAGCGCGCCGACCAGCAGCCGCCCCGCCCCGCCCCAGAACGTCAGCGACTCGCCCGTCGGGCTCACCAGGTTGCCCGAGCCGTACGCGAGCCCGCCGACGAGCAGCGCCACCAGCGGCAGGGCGAGGATCGCGGCGAGCGACAGCCCGGCCGCGACGACCGCCTTCTGCCGCAGCAGCCGCGCACGGGGGATCGGGGCGGCCAGCAGGTAACGCAGGCTCGACCACGACGCCTCCGCCGCGACCGTGTCGCCGAAGAACAGCGCCACGACGACGACCAGCAGGAACGACGCCGACGCGAACTGGGCGAAGACCGCGAAGTTGGCTCCGCTGACCTTCGCGAGGTCGACGAGGTTGAGCGAGCCCGTCGGCGGGCCGTCCGGGGCCAGCGCGAACGCGATCCAGAGGATCACCGGCAGCAGCGCGATCAGGCCGAACGTGACCTGCGTGCGGCGGCGCTTGAGCTGGCGCACCAGCTCGACGCGCAGCGGCAGCGTGCGACCCGGCCGGTACTGCGACGCCGGCGGGCCGGCGGCGAGCGCGCCGACGGTGCCGGTCACGGTGGAGCGGTCGTCCGTCACGGGCCTGTTCCCTCTCCCACGGTGTCCTCTCCGACGAGCTGCAGGAACGCGTCCTCCAGGCGCCGCCGCGGCCCGGCCGACGCGACGTCGACCCCGGCCGTGACGAGCGCCCGCACCGCCGACGCGCGCGGGGTGCCGTTGAGCTCGGCGTGCACGGACGCCCCGTCGACCTCGACGGCGTGGACGCCGTCGAGCCCGGTCAGGACGTCCGCGGCCCGGGCGGGGGCGTCGACGGCGAACGTGGCCGCCCCGCCGCCCGCGATGATGTCGTCGACCGAGCCGTCCGCGACGACCTTGCCGTGGTGCATGACGACGACGTGGTCGCAGGTCTGCTCGACCTCGGCCAGCAGGTGGCTCGACACCAGCACGGTGCGCCCGCCTGCGGCGTAGCGGCGCAGGACCTCGCGCATGGCGTGGATCTGGGGCGGGTCGAGCCCGTTGGTCGGCTCGTCGAGCACGAGGAGCTCGGGCAGCCCGAGCATGGCCTGCGCGATGGCCAGGCGCTGGCGCATGCCCTGGCTGTAGGCCCCGACGCGGCGCTCCACGCTCGCGCCGAGCCCGGCGATCTCCAGGGCCTCGGCCAGGTGCGCCTCGGCCGTCGGGCGGCCGGTGGCGGCCCAGTACAGGCGCAGGTTGTCGGCGCCGGAGAGGTGCGGGAGGAACCCCGGCCCCTCGACGAACGCCCCGATCCGGGCGAGCACGGGCGCACCCGGCCCGACGGGCTCGCCGAACGCGGTGATCGTGCCTGCGGTCGGGCGGATGAGGCCCATGAGCATCCGGAGCACGGTGGTCTTGCCCGCGCCGTTGGGTCCGAGCAGGCCGAGCACCTGCCCGCGGTCGACGCGGAAGGACACGCCCTGCACGGCGGAGAACCCGCCGCGGTAGGTCTTGGCGAGGTCGCGGATCTCCAGCGGCGGCGCGCCGGGGTCCGGCGTCTGCGCGGCGGCCCCGCGGCGACGCACGAGCGCGGCGGCGGCCCAGGCCAGCAGCGCGACGGCGAGCACGACGCCGATCCCGATGGCCGGGCCGAGCGGCACGGTGCTCGCGGTGACGGCCTCGCCCGGGACGACCGGGACGCTCAGGTCGGCCGCCGCGTCGACGGTCCACGCCGCGGGCTCGGTGCCCCCGGCGTACGCCTGGTCGGTGGTGGCGACCGTGACGACGAGCCGGTTGCCCGCCTCGACCGGCGCGACGACCCCGGGCAGCGTGACGGTGACCGTCGCCGCGGATCCGTCGGCGGGCACCGCCACCCGGACCGGGGCGACCGCGGAGCCGAGCAGCGTCCGCGTGCCGTCGGGGGTGACCTCGGAGGTGGAGACGAACAGGATCGCGTCCGCGGGACCGGGCTCCCCGGGTACGCGCGAGACCGTCAGGTCGACCCGCGGCGCGCCGGTGACCAGCAGCGGGTCGGCGACCGGGGCCGAGGTGAACTGTGCCGACTGACCGGGCAGCGCGGAGGTGAGCGAGGAGATCCGCCCGCTCAGGCTGCCGAGGGCGCCCCCGAGGCCGGGCAGGGCGGTGATCGCTGCGGGACTGCCGCCCGCCGGGGTCGCGACGACGGTCGGCCCGCCGTCCAGCGGCAGCGCGCGGGTGTCGAGGACGCCGGTGCCCGCCAGGCCTGGGTAGTCGGCGGCCACGACCGTGCGCCCGGTCGGGGTACTGCTGCCGGCCCGGATCCCGCTCTCCACCGCGTAGGGGAAGGCGGTGCCCGGGTCGTCGCCGGTGCCGTCGAGGTAGAAGGAGAACCAGTCGCCGACGGCCGTGCGCACGCCGTCGTCGGGGGCGCCTCCGTCGTGGCCGCCCGCGTACCAGCGCACCTGCACCGGCGTGCCGGTCGCGGCGATCTGGCGGGCGTTGGCGTCGGCCTGGTCGAGCCCGAACAGGGTGTCGCGCTCGCCCTGCACCAGCAGGGTCGGCGCGGTGATGCGGTCGGTGACGGTGCGGGGCGACGAGCGCTCCAGCAGCGCCGCGGTGTCGGGGGACAGGCGCCCGGTCGTCGCGGCGTCGGTGTAGGCGGCGCAGACCTCGGCGGTGAAGCGGCCGCAGACGGGGTCGGCCCCCTCCGGCACCGCCGCCCCGGCTCCGGTGCCCGCCGCTGCGGCGCCCGTCGCGTCGGAACCGGTGTCGGCGCCAGCGGCTCCCGACCCGAGTCCGGCGGAGAAGAACACGCCCGCCCAGCCGCGCTTGAACACCCCGTCGGGGGCGAACGCGCCACGGGCGGCGGTGTCGACGGGCGGGGCGGTCGTGGCGGCGGCGTTGGGGAACAGCGCCTGGCCCAGGTCGTTCCAGGTGATCACCGGGGCGATGGCGTCGACGCGCGGGTCGTACCCGGCGAGCAGCAGCGACAGCGCGCCGCCGTAGGAGGCGCCGGTGAC
It contains:
- a CDS encoding ABC transporter permease, with amino-acid sequence MTDDRSTVTGTVGALAAGPPASQYRPGRTLPLRVELVRQLKRRRTQVTFGLIALLPVILWIAFALAPDGPPTGSLNLVDLAKVSGANFAVFAQFASASFLLVVVVALFFGDTVAAEASWSSLRYLLAAPIPRARLLRQKAVVAAGLSLAAILALPLVALLVGGLAYGSGNLVSPTGESLTFWGGAGRLLVGALYVAVQLSWVAALALLLSVSTDAPLGAVGGAVMASIVSQILNQITALEDLRDFLPTRYATAWSDLLAVDVDWGGMTRGVFSSLTWALVLGAAAVYRFGRKDVTS
- a CDS encoding alpha/beta fold hydrolase; this encodes MPRLPRVLLLALVLFPALVLFPALPATAFASTPQEGVTEGRVEVPGASLDTTLYLPATTPAPAVLVAHGFGGSKDSVDADARALVERGFVVLAWSARGFGASTGQIGLNDPDAEVADASALLDRLAAMPEVVQDGPGDPRVGVTGASYGGALSLLLAGYDPRVDAIAPVITWNDLGQALFPNAAATTAPPVDTAARGAFAPDGVFKRGWAGVFFSAGLGSGAAGADTGSDATGAAAAGTGAGAAVPEGADPVCGRFTAEVCAAYTDAATTGRLSPDTAALLERSSPRTVTDRITAPTLLVQGERDTLFGLDQADANARQIAATGTPVQVRWYAGGHDGGAPDDGVRTAVGDWFSFYLDGTGDDPGTAFPYAVESGIRAGSSTPTGRTVVAADYPGLAGTGVLDTRALPLDGGPTVVATPAGGSPAAITALPGLGGALGSLSGRISSLTSALPGQSAQFTSAPVADPLLVTGAPRVDLTVSRVPGEPGPADAILFVSTSEVTPDGTRTLLGSAVAPVRVAVPADGSAATVTVTLPGVVAPVEAGNRLVVTVATTDQAYAGGTEPAAWTVDAAADLSVPVVPGEAVTASTVPLGPAIGIGVVLAVALLAWAAAALVRRRGAAAQTPDPGAPPLEIRDLAKTYRGGFSAVQGVSFRVDRGQVLGLLGPNGAGKTTVLRMLMGLIRPTAGTITAFGEPVGPGAPVLARIGAFVEGPGFLPHLSGADNLRLYWAATGRPTAEAHLAEALEIAGLGASVERRVGAYSQGMRQRLAIAQAMLGLPELLVLDEPTNGLDPPQIHAMREVLRRYAAGGRTVLVSSHLLAEVEQTCDHVVVMHHGKVVADGSVDDIIAGGGAATFAVDAPARAADVLTGLDGVHAVEVDGASVHAELNGTPRASAVRALVTAGVDVASAGPRRRLEDAFLQLVGEDTVGEGTGP